One Halictus rubicundus isolate RS-2024b chromosome 10, iyHalRubi1_principal, whole genome shotgun sequence genomic window carries:
- the LOC143357755 gene encoding heparanase has protein sequence MSYFKINERGKNQYENLGEVRIHTSLCPVLSLFILGFCIIFLILSAWNFNNAINETNNIHVCYLNLKRSPQYVVSDKFLSFGLDTSLLRDMENLPIKNEKFINLARHLAPAYVRVGGTSSDCLFFNQTMQIINATRISPVDGDNISNFTITDVDFENLYSFATKSNLRMIFDLNVLIRDENDKWSDINARNIISFAKENGMKLDWQLGNEPNSFYHVFNRRVSATQLANDYYQLRLLLNQQGYNASILVGPEVNHIGDVKRTGENYAETFLKNDKDSVNYVTWHQYYLNGREAQVADFINVSTFNYLPEQIRSMQEAIALSGKDILMWLSETSTAYGGGAPELSDRFVAGFLWLDKLGYSASTGVNVVTRQSLFGGNYAMVGPDLIPNPDWWVSVVYKQFVSERVLKISSPNDLSGIRLYAHCTPEKALINRVSAFTIYGVNIYEIPTKIIIHGILPILRKGAKIFFYALTSDHLQSRFIKMNGKTLKLQPDGSLPSFWPLILEPTEMIILPPYSMVFLVIHGVEIPACKT, from the exons ATGAGCTACTTTAAAATCAACGAACGGGGGAAGAACCAGTACGAGAATCTTGGCGAAGTTCGTATTC ATACCTCGCTATGCCCTGTTTTGAGTTTATTTATACTGGgattttgtataatatttttaatattgtcgGCATGGAATTTTAACAATGCGATCAACGAAACGAACAACATCCACGTGTGTTACTTGAATTTGAAACGTTCACCACAATATGTCGTGTCagacaaatttttatcttttggaCTCGATACATCTTTACTGCGTGATATGGAAAATCTtccaattaaaaatgaaaagtttATTAACTTAGCCCGGCATCTTGCACCCGCTTACGTTCGCGTAGGCGGCACATCCTCAGACTGTCTATTCTTCAATCAG ACAATGCAGATAATTAATGCAACAAGGATCAGTCCGGTGGATGGTGATAATATAAGTAACTTTACAATTACCGACGTAGATTTCGAAAATTTATACAGTTTCGCAACGAAATCGAATCTACGCATGATTTTCGATTTAAATGTACTAATTAGAGATGAAAACGATAAGTGGAGTGATATAAATGCCAGGAATATAATCTCATTTGCCAAGGAGAATGGTATGAAGTTGGATTGGCAATTAGGAAATG AACCAAATTCATTTTATCATGTGTTTAATAGAAGAGTGAGTGCGACGCAACTCGCAAATGATTATTATCAATTAAGACTGTTGCTAAATCAACAAGGATACAATGCAAGCATCCTTGTTGGTCCAGAAGTGAACCATATAGGGGATGTTAAACGTACGGGAGAAAATTATGCTGAAACGTTTCTAAAGAACGATAAAGACAGCGTGAACTATGTTACCTGGCACCAGTATTATCTGAATGGGAGAGAAGCTCAGGTCGCGGATTTTATTAATGTTtctacatttaattatttaccaGAACAAATTAGATCTATGCAGGAGGCCATTGCATTATCGGGGAAGGATATTCTGATGTGGTTAT CAGAAACCAGTACGGCGTATGGCGGAGGCGCGCCGGAATTGTCGGATAGATTTGTGGCCGGATTTCTGTGGCTCGATAAATTAGGGTACAGCGCTAGCACGGGCGTAAACGTTGTCACCAGACAGTCGCTATTCGGTGGTAATTATGCTATGGTGGGACCAGATTTGATACCGAATCCAGACTGGTGGGTTAGCGTTGTTTATAAACAGTTTGTGTCGGAGAGAGTTTTGAAGATATCATCGCCGAACGATTTGAGCGGCATACGGCTCTATGCACACTGTACCCCTGAGAAAGCATTAATCAACAGAGTCTCGGCATTCACAATATACGGAGTCAATATATACGAAATTCCTACTAAAATAATCATTCATGGGATCCTTCCCATACTTCGCAAGGGTGCTAAAATCTTCTTTTACGCGCTTACATCTGATCATCTTCAATCGAG ATTTATAAAGATGAATGGTAAAACATTGAAATTGCAACCCGATGGGAGTTTACCATCGTTCTGGCCTTTGATACTAGAACCTACAGAAATGATTATTTTGCCACCCTACTCCATGGTGTTCCTGGTAATACACGGAGTGGAGATTCCGGCATGTAAAACCTAG
- the Brd8 gene encoding bromodomain containing 8, which produces MTSVQDRLKLKRTYDNWSTREQLCLASSVMKSGDQNWMSVSRSLKAIVEKETLRPPDWFSQKSCASQYAYLLENADAPKRKKRESGETTGESIVRKLTQERIAELGQRLADQREEYQKLKAEMNMLKTGAISEDKLQKMWLSIEQEEREQEQKARAHSAWLAKRQQKQELNSPQGTSSISQRRSTDTSLELQETTETTDEDEKKGKGGRSPLLTSLLKSPSPTTQIQTSTTTAQASSPTITSLLGSSPKVPSSQLAQSVSPQLHQLVSTTITNAPPERPSVGAPTLSMLLEMPTNAQRGPLPNLQSTSTILPQQNVPTEVHTLQTQPVHQVTIQNETPVPVQSLAINPPNIPVTESMVQIIDNIDDVIRKDIMADVIDKDEINEIIGDIEELIKEEITGSPQTLDTTTTTVNTLTVPQIQEVPVVTERPEPRDVDEVVSLSNSPESEMAIEEIDSSTSNIAEIIGTVAIEPQEPKVIVTEISETVSSTSEQPKSEESTSHERVAVPDELVPELEANDGESSKDAPLEEKQIAEELDAMDSASNVDAEDTDSKIPMKELDDMVEDEIEEEEETEVVVSETKESPSDKLQRESSEELDNKGSMELDQLEMHLAKITGEQQDVPSAEVVSVSSEVTNDLPSTEDTEKSQDISLILEDDESEHSTEDKKKITEEQIIENTIESAESVESFKEDPLIVIKEKTIIEVSEQSPDKSQEEHMEETLEIYTDEFKKEDTKDSSEDTTSSLLQDIEIKEEEIEETAIVEDSSQLVSPEEVEISKQEFAEPIKSENDVPIIKKEETFEESKMEEESKIRLESVTMLEIKKEDIKEEKEDKKIIDSEQNVKKETESIASAGEDTVELDEEESSLSKLSGGRAMKTYSKKQNASIDSEPENEGTGEGADYRAWKKAVMLVYSRLATHKYASVFLRPITEDQAPGYHSVIFRPMDLSTIKKNIDNGTIRSTIHFQRDVMLMFQNAIMYNKHDTFVYKMAVSMQEECLQHMQILMQVTGEGTLRRETRTAASSSSEASESSIKRKRSHITPSPHDTDSPRSKKRRKSEND; this is translated from the exons ATGACATCGGTACAGGACA GATTAAAACTGAAACGGACCTATGACAATTGGAGTACCCGAGAGCAGCTATGTTTAGCATCTAGCGTGATGAAATCTGGTGATCAAAATTGGATGAGCGTGTCACGGTCTCTGAAGGCGATCGTTGAGAAAGAGACATTAAGGCCGCCCGATTGGTTTTCACAAAAATCTTGCGCCAGTCAATATGCCTACTTATTGGAAAATGCGGATGCtccgaaaagaaagaagagggaGAGCGGAGAAACAACTGGCGAATCCATAGTTAGAAAGCTGACGCAGGAGAGGATAGCAGAATTGGGGCAAAGATTGGCTGACCAAAGGGAAGAGTATCAAAAACTTAAAGCTGAAATGAATATGTTGAAGACTGGAGCTATTTCGGAAGATAAATTACAAAAGATGTGGCTCAGCATCGAGCAGGAAGAACGAGAACAAGAACAAAAAGCCAGGGCGCATTCGGCATGGCTAGCCAAACGACAACAAAAGCAGGAATTGAATTCGCCACAAGGAACGTCCTCTATCAGTCAACGTAGATCCACAGACACTTCATTAGAACTTCAAGAAACGACAGAAACAACTGACGAGGACGAGAAGAAGGGTAAAGGTGGAAGATCGCCTTTATTAACAAGTTTATTGAAATCGCCGAGTCCCACCACGCAAATTCAAACATCGACTACAACGGCGCAAGCAAGCTCTCCTACGATTACGAGTCTACTTGGCTCCAGCCCTAAGGTCCCAAGCTCCCAATTGGCGCAGAGTGTTTCCCCACAACTGCATCAACTAGTTTCCACAACAATTACAAACGCACCACCAGAAAGACCATCGGTTGGTGCACCAACTCTGTCTATGTTACTTGAAATGCCTACAAACGCACAACGAGGTCCTCTACCAAATTTACAGTCAACCTCGACCATCTTACCGCAACAAAACGTGCCTACCGAAGTTCATACTCTACAGACGCAACCTGTTCATCAAGTAACGATTCAAAATGAGACACCAGTTCCCGTTCAATCGCTTGCAATTAATCCACCGAATATTCCGGTCACGGAGAGTATGGTACAGATAATAGACAATATAGACGATGTGATACGTAAAGATATCATGGCGGACGTAATAGACAAAGATGAAATTAACGAGATTATTGGAGATATAGAGGAATTAATAAAGGAAGAAATAACTGGGAGCCCGCAGACTCTAGACACAACTACTACAACAGTTAATACTCTCACTGTACCCCAAATTCAAGAAGTCCCAGTAGTTACGGAACGACCAGAGCCTCGAGATGTGGACGAAGTTGTGTCGCTCTCTAATTCACCGGAGAGTGAGATGGCTATCGAAGAAATTGATTCCAGCACGTCGAACATAGCTGAAATCATAGGTACAGTTGCTATTGAACCGCAAGAGCCTAAAGTTATTGTTACTGAAATATCCGAGACTGTATCCAGTACGTCCGAACAACCAAAATCCGAAGAATCTACAAGTCACGAAAGGGTGGCAGTACCTGATGAACTTGTTCCCGAGTTGGAGGCAAACGACGGTGAAAGTAGCAAAGATGCACCGCTGGAAGAGAAACAAATAGCCGAGGAATTGGATGCTATGGATTCTGCATCAAACGTGGATGCTGAGGATACTGACTCCAAAATACCTATGAAAGAGCTAGATGATATGGTAGAAGATGAgatagaggaggaggaggaaacgGAGGTTGTTGTATCAGAGACTAAAGAATCACCTAGCGATAAACTACAGAGAGAGTCTTCTGAAGAGCTAGATAATAAGGGGAGTATGGAATTAGATCAACTAGAAATGCATCTTGCTAAAATTACAGGTGAACAGCAAGATGTTCCATCGGCAGAAGTGGTTAGCGTTTCGTCTGAGGTAACAAATGATCTTCCCAGCACTGAGGACACTGAAAAGTCCCAGGATATTAGTCTGATTTTAGAAGACGATGAAAGTGAGCATAGCACGGAAGATAAGAAGAAAATAACGGAGGAGCAGATCATAGAGAATACAATCGAAAGCGCAGAGTCGGTCGAGTCGTTTAAAGAGGATCCTCTGAttgtaattaaagaaaaaactATCATCGAAGTGAGCGAACAGTCGCCAGACAAATCTCAAGAAGAACACATGGAAGAAACTCTAGAGATTTATACGGATGAATTCAAGAAGGAAGACACAAAGGATTCTTCGGAAGATACGACCAGCTCTCTTTTACAAGACATCGAAATTAAGGAAGAGGAAATAGAAGAAACGGCCATCGTGGAAGATTCTAGCCAACTGGTGTCTCCGGAAGAAGTCGAAATATCGAAGCAAGAATTCGCGGAGCCTATTAAATCCGAAAACGATGTTcctattattaaaaaagaagaaacattcGAGGAATCTAAAATGGAGGAAGAGTCTAAAATTCGGTTAGAGAGTGTTACTATGTTGGAAATAAAGAAGGAAgatataaaagaagaaaaagaagacaaGAAGATCATAGACAGCGAGCAGAATGTAAAAAAGGAAACAGAATCGATAGCGAGCGCCGGTGAGGATACTGTTGAATTAGACGAAGAAGAATCGTCGTTGAGCAAATTAAGCGGAGGGCGTGCTATGAAAACTTACTCCAAGAAACAGAATGCATCTATCGACAGTGAACCAGAGAACGAAGGTACCGGGGAAGGTGCGGATTATAGAGCGTGGAAGAAGGCAGTTATGTTAGTTTATAGTCGTCTTGCCACGCATAAGTATGCATCTGTATTTCTGAGACCCATTACGGAAGATCAAGCACCAGGCTATCATTCAGTAATCTTTAGACCAATGGACTTATCAACGATTAAAAAGAATATAGACAACGGCACGATTAGGTCTACAATACACTTCCAACGCGACGTCATGCTAATGTTTCAAAATGCAATTATGTACAATAAACACGATACTTTTGTTTATAAAATGGCAGTTTCGATGCAGGAGGAATGCCTACAGCATATGCAG ATATTGATGCAAGTTACGGGAGAGGGGACACTCAGAAGAGAAACAAGAACTGCAGCAAGCAGTAGCAGCGAGGCTAGCGAAAGTAGtataaaaaggaaaagaagtcACATTACACCGAGCCCGCATGACACGGATAGCCCACGTTCGAAAAAACGTAGAAAATCAGAGAACGATTAG
- the LOC143357759 gene encoding tetraspanin-33: MMNNRRRTNNFTYVSSCVKYMIFMLNFVFWLFGGLLIGVGLYAFVDKWQATGSVRVENVYDVVLNISLVMVIAGGVVFVVSFAGCVGALRENTCLLKFYSLCLLVFFLLEMGVAIVGFVFPHTLQSLLEESFTDKIIQTYREDPDLQNFIDFGQQEFRCCGLSQEGYLDWGKNEYFNCSSPSVERCGVPFSCCINATDISSGLVNIMCGYKVQMFPVSEAGKKVWTSGCIEIVRSWAERNLYTIAGIALGIALSQLFVIYLAKTLEGQIELQKSRWHS, translated from the exons ATGATGAATAACCGAAGGCGAACAAATAACTTTACATATGTTAGCTCGTGCGTAAAGTATATGATATTTATGCTCAATTTTGTTTTCTGG TTATTTGGAGGATTGTTAATCGGAGTAGGCTTGTACGCATTTGTGGACAAATGGCAAGCCACTGGATCTGTTAGAGTGGAGAACGTGTACGATGTGGTCCTGAATATTTCTCTTGTAATGGTCATTGCAGGAGGAGTAGTCTTTGTTGTTAGTTTCGCTGGATGTGTTGGAGCACTACGTGAAAATACATGTCTTCTGAAATTT TATTCGCTGTGTCTGCTGGTGTTCTTTCTCCTTGAAATGGGTGTAGCAATTGTTGGTTTTGTCTTTCCACATACGTTGCAATCGTTGTTAGAAGAATCGTTCACAGATAAGATTATACAGACGTATAGAGAAGACCCTGATCTACAGAACTTTATTGACTTTGGCCAACAAGAA TTTCGTTGTTGTGGTTTGAGCCAAGAAGGATACTTGGACTGGGGAAAAAACGAATACTTTAATTGCTCCAGTCCTAGTGTGGAACGATGTGGTGTGCCGTTCTCTTGTTGTATCAACGCTACAGACATATCG AGTGGTCTCGTGAATATAATGTGTGGGTACAAAGTTCAGATGTTCCCAGTCTCTGAAGCAGGCAAAAAGGTGTGGACCAGTGGATGCATTGAAATTGTAAGAAGTTGGGCAGAGCGAAATTTGTATACGATAGCTGGTATCGCTTTGGGCATAGCCCTTAGTCAGCTGTTCGTGATTTATCTTGCCAAAACGCTAGAAGGTCAAATTGAATTACAAAAATCTCGCTGGCATTCCTGA
- the LOC143357760 gene encoding AN1-type zinc finger protein 1, with protein sequence MEFPNVGDRCSFKECKQLNFLPFVCSHCHDVFCEEHYQTDSHKCASFRDNVTETKTKSLSYICSDESCKDTSPIEMHCIRCKKHFCLKHRYHGCLELSNEEKTTKLKKWQIPKKQFAEAKAIVDQEITDNLKKSKNIAMANKVRLMRIKGSAVGPKNVPMNERCYFLVYPSTKMVNKHLGPSRGIYVNMTWTIGKAIDSMASILKMFNNNNVAGASRLQLYHHATGALVSKEMDTLLTKLLENSELVDGQSVILEYSDSACIDTSLYK encoded by the exons ATGGAATTTCCAAACGTAGGGGACAGATGTTCGTTCAAGGAGTGCAAGCAATTGAATTTTTTGCCGTTCGTATGCAGCCATTGTCACGATGTTTTCTGCGAGGAACACTATCAAACAGATTCTCACAAATGCGCCAGTTTCCGTGACAATGTTACGGAGACCAAAACTAAATCTTTAAGTTACATTTGTTCAGATGAATCATGCAAGGATACTTCACCCATCGAGATGCATTGCATCAGATGcaagaaacatttttgtttgaagCACAGATACCATGGGTGTCTTGAACTCTCGAACGAAGAGAAGACGACAAAACTAAAGAAATGGCAAATACCAAAGAAACAATTCGCGGAAGCAAAGGCAATAGTGGATCAAGAAATCACTGATAACTTAAAGAAATCTAAGAACATCGCAATGGCTAATAAA GTACGACTTATGCGCATAAAGGGTTCTGCTGTTGGTCCTAAGAATGTACCAATGAACGAACGTTGTTACTTTCTTGTGTATCCATCAACTAAAATGGTTAATAAACATTTAGGACCTTCGAGGGGTATTTATGTGAACATGACCTGGACAATAGGGAAAGCCATAGATTCAATGGCTAGCATACTTAAAATGTTCAACAATAATAACGTAGCGGGTGCATCTAGATTACAATTATATCATCATGCGACCGGTGCACTGGTATCTAAAGAAATGGATACACTGTTAACAAAGTTGTTAGAGAACTCTGAACTTGTCGATGGGCAAAGTGTTATTTTAGAATATTCGGATAGCGCGTGTATAGATACGTCTTTATACAAATAA